The Micromonospora sp. WMMD961 genome has a segment encoding these proteins:
- a CDS encoding DUF2188 domain-containing protein: protein MAKGDVDTYHEDGQWKNKPEGNERASSTHDVKADAQAQGREMAADRGVEHVVKKQDGTIGEKNTYPRSRDPRDIEG from the coding sequence ATGGCCAAGGGTGACGTCGACACGTACCACGAGGACGGGCAGTGGAAGAACAAGCCGGAAGGCAACGAGCGGGCCAGCAGCACGCATGACGTGAAGGCCGACGCGCAGGCCCAGGGCCGCGAGATGGCGGCCGACCGGGGCGTCGAACACGTGGTCAAGAAGCAGGACGGCACGATCGGGGAGAAGAACACCTACCCGCGCAGCCGCGACCCCCGGGACATCGAGGGCTGA
- the mmsA gene encoding multiple monosaccharide ABC transporter ATP-binding protein, producing the protein MSDVPILLEMRSITKEFPGVKALSDVNLVVRAGEIHAICGENGAGKSTLMKVLSGVYPHGSYDGKIVYQGSESKFSDIRASENAGIVIIHQELALIPGMSIAENIFLGNEPRKRGAIDWKAANRMALDLMARVGLEEDPDTLIKDIGVGKQQLVEIAKAFAKDVKLLILDEPTAALNEADSRHLLDLLRGFRSRGITSIMISHKLNEIEAIADQITILRDGRTVETLDVKADGVDEDRIVRGMVGRELSSRFPDHTPKIGDVFFEVRNWNVRHPISAERQVCKNESFVVRRGEIVGFAGLMGAGRTELAMSVFGRSYGVYESGTIIKDGKEIVLKSVADAIDNGLAYVSEDRKAIGLNLLDDIKSSTVAAKLSKISHHGVLSEVEEYQAAEAYRKELRTKAPTVDESVSKLSGGNQQKVVLAKWMFTDPDLLILDEPTRGIDVGAKYEIYGIIQRLADQGKGVIVISSELPELIGLCDRIYTVFEGAITGEIARADANPETLMKQMTSTKKLATR; encoded by the coding sequence ATGAGCGACGTGCCGATCCTCCTTGAGATGCGCTCCATCACCAAGGAGTTCCCCGGAGTCAAGGCCCTCTCCGACGTCAACCTGGTGGTGCGCGCCGGCGAGATCCATGCCATCTGCGGCGAGAACGGTGCGGGCAAGTCCACGTTGATGAAGGTGCTCAGCGGGGTCTACCCACACGGCAGCTACGACGGCAAGATCGTCTACCAGGGGTCGGAGAGCAAGTTCTCCGACATCCGGGCCAGCGAGAACGCCGGCATCGTGATCATCCACCAGGAGCTCGCGCTCATTCCAGGGATGTCGATCGCCGAGAACATCTTCCTCGGCAACGAACCGCGCAAGCGGGGCGCGATCGACTGGAAGGCCGCGAACCGGATGGCGCTGGACCTGATGGCCCGGGTCGGTCTGGAAGAGGACCCGGACACCCTGATCAAGGACATCGGGGTCGGCAAGCAGCAGCTCGTGGAGATCGCCAAGGCGTTCGCCAAGGACGTGAAGCTGCTCATCCTCGACGAGCCCACCGCGGCTCTCAACGAGGCCGACTCCCGGCACCTGCTGGACCTGCTGCGCGGGTTCCGCTCCCGCGGCATCACCTCGATCATGATCTCGCACAAGCTGAACGAGATCGAGGCGATCGCCGACCAGATCACCATCCTGCGCGACGGCCGGACCGTGGAGACCCTCGACGTCAAGGCGGACGGGGTCGACGAGGACCGGATCGTGCGGGGCATGGTCGGCCGCGAGCTGAGCAGTCGGTTCCCGGACCACACCCCGAAGATCGGCGACGTCTTCTTCGAGGTCCGCAACTGGAACGTCCGGCACCCGATCTCCGCTGAGCGACAGGTCTGCAAGAACGAGAGCTTCGTGGTGCGCCGCGGCGAGATCGTCGGCTTCGCCGGACTGATGGGCGCCGGCCGCACCGAACTCGCGATGAGTGTGTTCGGCCGCTCCTACGGGGTGTACGAGTCGGGCACCATCATCAAGGACGGCAAGGAGATCGTGCTGAAGTCGGTGGCGGACGCCATCGACAACGGGCTCGCGTACGTCAGCGAGGACCGCAAGGCGATCGGCCTCAACCTGCTCGACGACATCAAGTCGTCGACGGTGGCGGCCAAGCTGTCCAAGATCTCGCACCACGGTGTGCTGAGCGAGGTCGAGGAGTACCAGGCGGCCGAGGCGTACCGCAAGGAGTTGCGGACCAAGGCCCCGACGGTCGACGAGAGCGTCTCCAAGCTCTCCGGCGGCAACCAGCAGAAGGTCGTCCTGGCGAAGTGGATGTTCACCGACCCGGACCTGCTGATCCTCGACGAGCCGACCCGCGGCATCGACGTGGGCGCCAAGTACGAGATCTACGGCATCATCCAGCGGCTCGCCGACCAGGGGAAGGGCGTCATCGTCATCTCCTCGGAGCTGCCTGAGCTGATCGGGCTCTGCGACCGCATCTACACCGTGTTCGAAGGCGCCATCACGGGCGAGATCGCCCGGGCGGACGCGAACCCGGAGACCCTCATGAAGCAGATGACCTCGACCAAGAAGTTGGCTACCCGATGA
- a CDS encoding DUF4331 family protein, with protein sequence MSHHLDTPLAAQGGQLYIDDLYVFNGDRATVFVMDVNSSVTRADIKRGFHAEGRYEFKIHINGTELEDLTYRFAFGELDGDGKQAFQLYELTGSDARDDAAMGTPIAEGRTGEVSTGGNVRIWAGRITDPFYVDLDQLATINGAVKDGSRVNHSAWRVDQAKNSFAGTTVESIVLEVSHDEPLLRDGTEIGVWCRTLLATDAGGWRQINRAGHPMMWPIFWPHDTDFSDPANVRHPSRDLAEDGEEIANAVAGVVAANGTAPDPQAYGWSVARQLYPDLLTYRVGTAANYGFAIRNGRAMADNAPEVMFSLVLNTGTTSGLTPEVTKTARTSTFPYVVPA encoded by the coding sequence ATGTCGCACCACCTCGACACCCCGCTCGCCGCCCAGGGCGGCCAGCTGTACATCGACGACCTCTACGTCTTCAACGGCGACCGCGCCACGGTGTTCGTCATGGACGTCAACAGCTCGGTGACCAGGGCTGACATCAAGCGGGGTTTCCACGCCGAGGGCCGCTACGAATTCAAGATCCACATCAACGGCACGGAGCTGGAGGACCTGACCTACCGGTTCGCTTTTGGTGAGCTCGACGGCGACGGCAAGCAGGCCTTCCAACTGTACGAACTGACCGGATCGGACGCCCGCGACGACGCCGCGATGGGCACTCCCATCGCCGAGGGGCGGACCGGCGAGGTGTCGACCGGTGGCAACGTCCGGATCTGGGCCGGGCGGATCACCGACCCGTTCTACGTCGACCTCGACCAACTCGCCACCATCAACGGCGCGGTCAAGGACGGGTCGAGGGTGAACCACTCGGCGTGGCGCGTCGACCAGGCCAAGAACAGCTTCGCCGGCACGACCGTCGAGTCGATCGTCCTCGAGGTGTCCCACGACGAGCCACTGCTGCGCGACGGCACCGAGATCGGCGTGTGGTGTCGGACCCTCCTGGCCACCGACGCCGGGGGGTGGCGCCAGATCAACCGCGCCGGCCACCCCATGATGTGGCCGATCTTCTGGCCGCACGACACCGACTTCTCGGACCCCGCCAACGTCCGCCACCCCAGTCGCGACCTCGCCGAGGACGGCGAGGAGATCGCCAATGCGGTCGCGGGTGTCGTCGCGGCGAACGGCACCGCACCCGACCCGCAGGCGTACGGCTGGAGCGTCGCCCGGCAGCTCTATCCCGACCTCCTGACGTACCGGGTCGGCACGGCCGCGAACTACGGTTTCGCGATCCGCAACGGGCGTGCCATGGCCGACAACGCGCCCGAGGTGATGTTCTCCCTGGTCCTCAACACCGGCACCACCTCGGGCCTCACCCCGGAGGTCACCAAGACCGCCCGTACGAGCACCTTCCCCTACGTCGTGCCGGCCTGA
- a CDS encoding alcohol dehydrogenase catalytic domain-containing protein, whose protein sequence is MRAVVYADVRTVAVREVPDATLEAETDALVRITSTALCGTDLHMYDGRTGADPGLVLGHEPLGVVQEVGGAVQTVRPGSRVVIPTHLFCGTCVMCARGFSAACLRARAEAPGAAYGYAGMGPYRGAQADLLRVPWADANCVPVPGEPGDAYEDDFVLLADAFVTGWHAAATLAAVEAGDTVAVFGAGTIGLLGAYSALLRGARSVYCVDGIDARLDKAGEIGAVPIDFRRGDPVEQIRVDRARAGLPLGEEKLGGVDKVIDAVGFQARDREHPERERPGQVIADAARLVNPVGAIGVAGVYPDRGLHPRPGADSHEDLVAPWGTLFSKGVAVRFGRTHDRRYTVLLRDLVVAGRARPSVVVTHHGTLADAPELYRRFDRREDGVIKAVLHPT, encoded by the coding sequence ATGAGGGCCGTCGTCTACGCCGACGTTCGAACCGTCGCCGTGCGGGAGGTGCCCGACGCGACGCTGGAGGCGGAGACCGACGCCCTGGTGCGCATCACCTCCACCGCTCTCTGCGGCACCGACCTGCACATGTACGACGGACGAACCGGCGCGGACCCCGGGCTGGTGCTCGGTCACGAGCCGCTGGGCGTGGTGCAGGAGGTGGGCGGCGCGGTGCAGACCGTACGGCCGGGCAGCCGGGTGGTGATCCCCACGCACCTGTTCTGCGGAACGTGCGTGATGTGCGCGCGCGGATTCTCGGCGGCCTGCCTACGGGCCCGAGCCGAGGCGCCGGGCGCGGCCTACGGCTACGCCGGAATGGGCCCGTACCGGGGTGCCCAGGCAGACCTGCTGCGGGTGCCGTGGGCCGACGCGAACTGCGTACCGGTGCCCGGCGAGCCGGGAGACGCGTACGAGGACGACTTCGTGCTGCTCGCCGACGCGTTCGTCACCGGGTGGCACGCCGCCGCCACCCTGGCCGCGGTCGAGGCAGGGGACACCGTGGCCGTGTTCGGGGCCGGCACCATCGGTCTGTTGGGCGCCTACTCGGCGCTGCTGAGAGGCGCCCGCAGCGTCTACTGCGTCGACGGGATCGACGCCCGGCTCGACAAGGCGGGCGAGATCGGCGCCGTGCCGATCGACTTCCGCCGAGGTGACCCGGTCGAGCAGATCCGCGTCGACCGGGCCCGGGCCGGGTTGCCGCTCGGCGAGGAGAAACTGGGCGGAGTGGACAAGGTGATCGACGCGGTCGGGTTCCAGGCCCGCGACCGGGAACACCCCGAGCGGGAGCGCCCGGGTCAGGTCATCGCCGACGCGGCGCGGCTGGTCAACCCGGTCGGCGCGATCGGGGTCGCCGGCGTGTACCCGGACCGGGGCCTGCATCCCCGCCCCGGCGCGGACAGCCACGAAGACCTCGTCGCGCCGTGGGGGACGCTCTTCAGCAAGGGTGTCGCGGTGCGGTTCGGCCGCACCCACGACCGCCGCTACACGGTGCTGCTGCGCGACCTGGTCGTCGCCGGTCGTGCCCGGCCCAGCGTCGTCGTGACCCACCACGGCACTCTGGCCGACGCGCCGGAGCTGTACCGCCGCTTCGACCGCCGGGAGGACGGAGTGATCAAGGCGGTGCTACACCCGACCTGA
- a CDS encoding TetR/AcrR family transcriptional regulator, translating to MGRTSDARNKILDAAATLIEQRGYSALGVAEICATAGVPKGSFYYFFESKQALARAVIDEHWVTQRRQWEQLLGTEHDPLRRLRDLFVATEEIQRVGQQKSGVVAGCLFGNLALELSNQTEEIRSRLQEIFEEQITLIEQVVVEAKDRGLAGPSVDVREAARSIVAQIEGRVLLAKLLNDPTQLEMLWRNCLDLLQVPVEARTTID from the coding sequence ATGGGACGGACCAGTGACGCGCGGAACAAGATCCTCGACGCTGCCGCCACGCTGATCGAGCAGCGCGGCTACTCGGCGCTGGGCGTGGCCGAGATCTGTGCAACGGCCGGCGTACCGAAGGGCAGCTTCTACTACTTCTTCGAGTCCAAGCAGGCCCTCGCCCGCGCCGTCATCGACGAGCACTGGGTCACCCAACGGCGCCAGTGGGAGCAACTGCTCGGCACCGAACACGATCCACTACGGCGGCTACGGGACCTGTTCGTGGCGACCGAGGAGATCCAGCGCGTCGGCCAACAGAAGTCCGGCGTGGTCGCCGGCTGCCTGTTCGGCAACCTCGCCCTCGAACTCAGCAACCAGACCGAGGAGATCCGCAGCCGGCTCCAGGAGATCTTCGAGGAGCAGATCACCCTCATCGAGCAGGTCGTCGTGGAGGCGAAGGATCGCGGCCTGGCCGGCCCGTCGGTCGACGTCCGGGAGGCCGCCCGGTCCATCGTGGCCCAGATCGAAGGGCGGGTCCTGCTCGCGAAGTTGCTCAACGATCCGACCCAGCTGGAGATGCTGTGGCGCAACTGCCTGGATCTCCTCCAGGTGCCGGTGGAGGCACGGACCACGATCGACTGA
- a CDS encoding 4-oxalocrotonate tautomerase family protein, protein MPIVTIQITREGSTPGASAATAEEKAALIKGVSELLRDVLNKPLTSTFVVIDEVATENWGRGGLPVDQFRQQQGVQASE, encoded by the coding sequence ATGCCGATCGTCACCATCCAGATCACCCGCGAGGGCAGCACGCCCGGCGCATCCGCGGCGACCGCCGAGGAGAAGGCCGCGCTGATCAAGGGCGTCAGCGAGTTGCTGCGCGACGTCCTGAACAAGCCGTTGACCTCGACCTTCGTAGTGATCGACGAGGTCGCGACCGAGAACTGGGGCCGCGGCGGCCTCCCGGTCGACCAGTTCCGGCAACAGCAGGGCGTCCAGGCGTCCGAGTAG
- a CDS encoding pyridoxamine 5'-phosphate oxidase family protein — protein MLPEPPRTAQQRKRDTLARFDHDLDAWVASADRSGNPYLVPLSFLWDGTAFTMATAESRPTARNLRASGQVRMSVGSTRDVVLIDGVVETFSSETVPGELADAFAAKLWDARIGPTPYAYFRVTPRRIQAWREENEIAGRELMRDGRWLV, from the coding sequence GTGCTACCCGAACCACCGCGCACCGCTCAGCAACGGAAGCGGGACACGCTCGCCCGCTTCGACCACGACCTGGACGCGTGGGTCGCCTCGGCGGACCGGAGCGGCAACCCGTACCTGGTGCCGCTGTCCTTCCTCTGGGACGGTACGGCCTTCACCATGGCCACGGCCGAGTCTCGGCCGACAGCGCGCAACCTGCGGGCCTCCGGACAGGTGCGGATGTCGGTCGGTTCGACGCGGGACGTGGTCCTCATCGACGGCGTCGTGGAGACGTTCTCCAGCGAGACCGTGCCCGGCGAACTGGCCGACGCGTTCGCCGCGAAACTCTGGGATGCGCGGATCGGCCCGACCCCCTATGCGTACTTCCGGGTGACACCTCGTCGGATACAGGCGTGGCGGGAGGAGAACGAGATCGCCGGCCGTGAGTTGATGCGCGACGGTCGGTGGCTGGTCTGA
- a CDS encoding SDR family oxidoreductase, which yields MSTSQVQKVVVVTGASQGIGAGLVDAYRKLGYGVVATSRSIGPSDDPQVVTVRGDIADVDTAQRVVDAALDRFGRVDTLVNNAGVFVAKPFTDYTDEDFDQVTGINLAGFFHLTRRVMPHLLASGAGHIVSITTSFVDQPNSNVPSVLASLTKGGLSSATKSLAIEYAGRGVRVNAVAPGVIKTPMHPVETHETLAGLHPVGRMGETSDVVDAVVYLESAPFVTGEILHVDGGQNAGH from the coding sequence ATGAGCACCAGTCAGGTACAGAAGGTCGTCGTGGTCACCGGTGCGTCCCAGGGCATCGGCGCGGGCCTCGTCGACGCCTACCGCAAGCTCGGATACGGCGTGGTCGCGACGTCGCGCTCGATCGGCCCGTCCGACGACCCGCAGGTCGTCACCGTCCGGGGAGACATCGCCGACGTGGACACCGCGCAGCGCGTGGTGGACGCCGCCCTCGACCGCTTCGGGCGTGTCGACACCCTGGTGAACAACGCGGGCGTCTTCGTCGCCAAACCGTTCACCGACTACACCGACGAGGATTTCGACCAGGTGACCGGGATCAACCTCGCCGGGTTCTTCCACCTCACCCGGCGCGTGATGCCGCACCTGCTGGCCAGCGGCGCCGGCCATATCGTCAGCATCACGACCAGCTTCGTCGACCAGCCCAACTCCAACGTGCCGTCGGTGCTCGCGTCGTTGACCAAGGGCGGGCTCAGCTCGGCCACCAAATCCCTGGCCATCGAGTACGCGGGTCGCGGCGTACGGGTCAACGCCGTCGCGCCCGGGGTCATCAAGACCCCGATGCACCCGGTCGAGACGCACGAGACGCTCGCCGGCCTGCACCCGGTGGGCCGGATGGGCGAGACCAGCGACGTGGTCGACGCCGTCGTCTACCTCGAGTCCGCCCCGTTTGTCACCGGCGAGATCCTGCACGTCGACGGCGGTCAGAACGCCGGTCACTGA
- a CDS encoding family 16 glycosylhydrolase, which produces MFTARPRLRFRPLVLAAAALVATATALVVPPHPDRAEAAIGPISWQDEFNSPAGTPVDQNKWRFDIGGGGWGNNERQYYTSSTSNAVHDGQGNLVITARRDNPANYQCHYGRCEYTSARLLSAATFTQTYGRFEARIKIPRGQGIWPAFWMLGTGGGWPDAGEIDIMENIGREPNTVYGTVHGPGYSGGGGITGSRTLGSPLADGFHTYRVDWEPNVITWYLDGVQYHRVDPARLGGNRWVFDHPFFMILNVAVGGNWPGYPDGSTQFPQQMLVDYVRVSSYTSGGGDPAPGTSRIRGAQSGRCIDIPSANPVEGAKLQIWDCNTTAAQAWTFASDGTVRAMGKCMDPAWAGTANGTEVNLVSCNGNTAQRFTLNGAGDLVNLNANKCVDVREANPNNGGKLHLWDCLGAANQKWSRI; this is translated from the coding sequence GTGTTCACAGCCCGCCCCAGACTCCGCTTCCGCCCCCTCGTACTCGCGGCAGCCGCCCTGGTCGCGACCGCCACGGCACTCGTCGTCCCGCCGCACCCCGATCGGGCCGAAGCGGCCATCGGCCCGATCAGCTGGCAGGACGAGTTCAACTCGCCCGCCGGCACGCCCGTCGACCAGAACAAGTGGCGGTTCGACATCGGCGGCGGCGGTTGGGGCAACAACGAACGGCAGTACTACACGAGCAGCACCAGCAACGCCGTCCACGACGGCCAGGGCAACCTGGTCATCACCGCCCGCCGGGACAACCCGGCCAACTACCAGTGCCACTACGGGCGCTGCGAGTACACGTCGGCCCGACTGCTGTCGGCGGCCACCTTCACCCAGACGTACGGACGGTTCGAGGCCCGGATCAAGATCCCGCGCGGTCAGGGCATCTGGCCGGCGTTCTGGATGCTCGGCACCGGCGGCGGGTGGCCCGACGCCGGCGAGATCGACATCATGGAGAACATCGGCCGGGAACCCAACACCGTCTACGGCACCGTGCACGGTCCCGGCTACTCCGGCGGCGGCGGCATCACCGGCAGCCGCACGCTGGGCAGCCCCCTCGCCGACGGCTTCCACACCTACCGGGTCGACTGGGAGCCGAACGTCATCACCTGGTATCTGGACGGGGTGCAGTACCACCGGGTCGACCCCGCGCGGCTCGGCGGCAACCGGTGGGTGTTCGACCACCCGTTCTTCATGATCCTCAACGTGGCGGTCGGCGGTAACTGGCCCGGCTACCCGGACGGTTCCACGCAGTTCCCGCAGCAGATGCTCGTCGACTACGTCCGGGTGTCCAGCTACACCTCCGGCGGAGGCGACCCCGCTCCCGGCACCAGCCGGATCCGGGGCGCGCAGAGCGGTCGCTGCATCGACATCCCCAGCGCCAACCCGGTCGAGGGCGCCAAGTTGCAGATCTGGGACTGCAACACCACCGCCGCGCAGGCCTGGACCTTCGCCTCCGACGGCACGGTCCGCGCGATGGGCAAGTGCATGGACCCGGCCTGGGCCGGCACCGCCAACGGCACCGAGGTGAACCTGGTCAGTTGCAACGGCAACACGGCCCAACGCTTCACCCTCAACGGGGCCGGCGACCTGGTCAACCTCAACGCGAACAAGTGCGTGGACGTGCGGGAGGCCAACCCCAACAACGGCGGCAAGCTGCACCTGTGGGACTGCCTCGGCGCAGCCAACCAGAAGTGGTCTCGCATCTGA
- a CDS encoding fibronectin type III domain-containing protein: MSLWGRHRPTSAGVLLVVLIAGVLAFGPLPASAAGSVLFDQPFHNNTANGIGAVAVPAVPGTVATNAACLSAAGNPTTGPLLSCTTSTDPQGAGKLRLTPATINRQGGVFGAVSVPTSQGLHLTFNTYQYGGSNPGADGLAFALAAVDPADPRSPSTLGPSGGSLGYSAAFNGVSAGLSNGYLGVGLDVFGNFSNSTYQGTGCTNPPYISTTNGRVPGQVVVRGPGRNGVGYCALNSTAGSTSAPALPLRASTRAASVVPVEVVINTTSSPYTTDSGITTPAGQYRVRFTPVGGQARLLQGMLPVVSPNLYPSPTWLNASGYPRQLAFGWVGSTGSVTDFHEVDEARAVSFNQVPDLNVSQTSAVGATPQPGDPVTYSITAGVDAGATETAPISVTQTVPAGVVPRGAFGSGWVCAAPSGQTITCTNSNGPFAGGTFLPPITVVATVTGTGVTPAQIQTATVATSSSVDANPGLATGTTPVAPATAPTGVTVTPAQSSVSGGLPVTVGGSNLTGATAITIGTAAEQQAGTAVLLLPCTSGPAAGCFTVNPDGTLGISVMPARSSPATVTVSVVTRGSAGAANYVYASAPGTPATPTAVAGVTSATVNWTAPASNGSPITGYLITPIRDGVTQPTLTFDASTTSRTLTALTAGSSYAFRVAAVNAYGTGAASPASAAVVPYSLPAAPTITSVSAGTTAARLSWTAPANGGSAITGYTVTPYLGGAAQTPQTFSGTATTQTVTGLTGGATYTFRVAATNAAGTGPQSAASASVTVNPAPTLTFAPPPPGKAYDPYEYQFTVTGGTAPFAWSVSAGSLPAGLTLDPVTGLLSGTPTVSGTFPFTVRVTDSFNQSATRGVELVINPLGGLSISVPVISTLGTVASGTTGVSGQLGPVTVTDDRGPFSGNWVSVVSSTSFTTGSGSGGETIPNSNITYASGAALAATGVGTFVPQPGAVLNTPRTAAGWSGQSGGPNSATWNPTLLLTLPSEVVVGDYVAVVTHSVI, from the coding sequence ATGTCGTTGTGGGGCCGGCACCGTCCGACCAGTGCCGGCGTGCTGCTCGTCGTTTTGATCGCGGGGGTGCTCGCGTTCGGACCACTGCCGGCGTCGGCGGCCGGCTCCGTCCTGTTCGACCAGCCGTTCCACAACAACACCGCGAACGGCATCGGCGCGGTGGCGGTGCCCGCCGTGCCCGGCACCGTCGCCACCAACGCCGCCTGCCTGAGCGCGGCTGGCAACCCCACCACCGGCCCGCTGCTGAGTTGCACCACCTCCACCGATCCGCAGGGGGCGGGCAAGCTGCGGCTCACCCCCGCGACGATCAACCGGCAGGGCGGGGTGTTCGGCGCGGTGAGCGTGCCCACCTCGCAGGGCCTGCACCTGACCTTCAACACCTACCAGTACGGCGGCAGCAACCCGGGTGCGGACGGCCTCGCCTTCGCGCTGGCCGCGGTGGACCCCGCCGACCCGAGGTCCCCGTCGACCCTCGGCCCGTCGGGCGGCTCGCTGGGCTACTCGGCGGCGTTCAACGGCGTGTCGGCAGGGCTCTCGAACGGCTACCTCGGTGTCGGCCTGGACGTCTTCGGCAACTTCAGCAACAGCACGTACCAGGGCACCGGCTGCACGAACCCGCCGTACATCTCCACCACGAACGGGCGCGTGCCCGGCCAGGTCGTGGTCCGTGGGCCGGGCCGAAACGGCGTCGGCTACTGCGCGCTGAACAGCACCGCCGGAAGCACCTCGGCTCCCGCCCTGCCGTTGCGGGCCAGCACCCGGGCCGCGTCAGTGGTGCCGGTCGAGGTCGTCATCAACACCACCTCGTCGCCATACACCACCGACTCCGGTATCACCACTCCCGCCGGCCAGTACCGGGTCAGGTTCACCCCGGTCGGAGGGCAGGCACGACTTCTGCAGGGCATGCTCCCGGTCGTGTCACCCAATCTGTATCCGTCGCCGACCTGGCTGAACGCCAGCGGCTACCCCCGGCAACTCGCCTTCGGCTGGGTGGGCTCCACCGGCTCGGTCACCGACTTCCACGAGGTCGACGAGGCCCGGGCGGTCAGCTTCAACCAGGTGCCGGACCTGAACGTCTCGCAGACCAGTGCCGTCGGGGCCACCCCGCAACCCGGCGATCCGGTCACCTACTCGATCACCGCGGGGGTCGACGCCGGGGCCACCGAGACGGCACCGATCTCGGTCACCCAGACCGTCCCCGCCGGTGTCGTACCGCGCGGCGCGTTCGGCTCCGGCTGGGTCTGCGCCGCGCCATCCGGGCAGACCATCACCTGCACCAACAGCAACGGCCCGTTCGCCGGCGGCACCTTCCTGCCGCCCATCACCGTCGTCGCGACCGTCACCGGCACCGGCGTGACCCCGGCGCAGATCCAGACCGCGACCGTGGCGACCTCGTCGTCGGTCGACGCGAACCCCGGGCTCGCCACCGGCACCACGCCGGTCGCCCCGGCGACCGCACCGACCGGCGTCACCGTCACCCCGGCCCAGAGTTCGGTCTCCGGTGGCCTCCCGGTCACCGTCGGCGGCAGCAATCTCACCGGCGCGACAGCGATCACCATCGGTACGGCCGCCGAGCAGCAGGCCGGCACGGCGGTGCTGCTGTTGCCGTGCACCTCCGGCCCGGCCGCCGGCTGCTTCACCGTGAACCCCGACGGCACGCTCGGCATCTCCGTCATGCCCGCCCGGTCCAGCCCGGCGACGGTCACGGTCAGCGTCGTCACCCGAGGTTCCGCCGGAGCGGCGAACTACGTCTACGCGTCCGCCCCGGGTACCCCAGCCACACCCACCGCCGTCGCGGGCGTCACCAGCGCGACCGTGAACTGGACCGCCCCGGCCAGCAACGGCAGCCCGATCACCGGGTACCTGATCACCCCGATCCGGGACGGCGTCACCCAGCCCACGCTCACCTTCGACGCCTCCACCACCAGCCGCACCCTGACCGCACTGACCGCCGGCTCGTCGTACGCCTTCCGGGTGGCGGCGGTGAACGCGTACGGCACCGGGGCGGCCAGCCCGGCCTCGGCGGCGGTGGTCCCGTACAGCCTGCCGGCGGCACCGACGATCACGTCGGTCAGCGCGGGGACCACCGCCGCCAGGTTGAGCTGGACCGCCCCGGCCAACGGCGGCTCGGCGATCACCGGGTACACCGTGACGCCCTACCTCGGCGGCGCGGCGCAGACCCCGCAGACCTTCAGCGGGACCGCCACGACCCAGACCGTCACCGGGCTCACCGGCGGCGCCACCTACACGTTCCGGGTGGCCGCGACCAACGCCGCCGGGACCGGCCCGCAGTCCGCCGCCTCCGCGTCGGTGACCGTCAACCCGGCACCGACGCTGACCTTCGCGCCACCACCGCCCGGCAAGGCGTACGACCCGTACGAGTACCAGTTCACCGTGACCGGCGGTACGGCTCCCTTCGCCTGGTCGGTCAGCGCCGGGAGCCTGCCCGCCGGGCTGACCCTCGACCCGGTCACCGGTCTACTCTCCGGCACGCCCACCGTGTCCGGGACCTTCCCGTTCACCGTGCGGGTGACCGACTCGTTCAACCAGTCCGCCACCCGAGGGGTCGAGCTGGTCATCAACCCACTCGGAGGGCTCTCCATCAGCGTCCCGGTGATCTCCACACTGGGCACCGTCGCCTCGGGTACGACAGGCGTCTCGGGCCAACTCGGCCCGGTGACCGTCACCGACGATCGAGGGCCGTTCTCCGGGAACTGGGTCAGCGTCGTCTCCAGCACCAGCTTCACCACGGGTTCCGGCTCGGGCGGCGAGACCATTCCCAACAGCAACATCACGTACGCCTCCGGAGCGGCCCTCGCCGCCACCGGGGTCGGCACCTTCGTCCCGCAACCCGGCGCGGTGCTGAACACCCCGCGTACGGCCGCCGGGTGGTCCGGCCAGAGCGGCGGGCCGAACTCCGCCACCTGGAACCCCACCCTGTTGCTGACGCTCCCGTCCGAGGTGGTGGTCGGCGACTACGTGGCGGTCGTGACCCATTCGGTCATCTAG